One Amaranthus tricolor cultivar Red isolate AtriRed21 chromosome 1, ASM2621246v1, whole genome shotgun sequence DNA window includes the following coding sequences:
- the LOC130807531 gene encoding UPF0481 protein At3g47200-like, producing MEATNSEKQQSRDDVALEIIEHGQHEDLTASIRAKLEAISYPCSIFHIPIEFLNQGRNDIYHPKMVSIGPFHHGKTHLLHMEHHKWDYLNALLSRQLTLDSTLDKCVQDLKILEPKIRACYQGNLRFQTDEFIKVILVDACFIIELFLRYSIRGLRRRDDPLFRSPQKFHILRNDLSLLENQIPFFVLQRIYCLVPLPKEWERLSVSELSLKFFKPMIPTDVQLILEKYSFEGSSHLLDLIWKSYLHSFSKIPMSDGSGSGRNLFSASKLKELQIKIKATEAESILDVKFIKGVLIIPSLNIHNYMEALFGNFIAMEHYHVGKMKHISSYVFLMKGLIESEKDVNLFFKRGVFINYIGQKEDIVNMYKNLCQHIDLDRFYYEGMWEQLMGYTTTRWDVLQYNLICNFLKTQRGVFKVTFKVLILIFLLIGITVIVLVLFITRHHRW from the exons ATGGAAGCAACAAATTCAGAGAAGCAACAAAGCAGAGATGATGTTGCGCTTGAAATCATTGAACATGGACAACATGAAGACCTGACGGCTTCCATAAGAGCGAAACTAGAGGCCATTTCTTATCCATGTAGTATCTTTCATATCCCAATTGAGTTTTTAAACCAAGGTAGAAATGATATTTATCATCCTAAAATGGTGTCAATTGGTCCATTTCATCATGGAAAAACCCATTTACTACACATGGAACACCACAAGTGGGACTATCTAAATGCCCTTTTAAGTAGACAACTTACATTAGACTCCACCTTAGATAAATGTGTTCAAGATTTGAAGATATTAGAGCCCAAAATTAGAGCATGCTATCAAGGCAACCTTCGTTTTCAAACTGACGAGTTTATAAAAGTAATTCTTGTCGATGCTTGTTTCATCATTGAGCTGTTTTTAAGGTATAGTATTAGGGGTTTAAGGAGAAGAGACGATCCACTGTTTAGATCACCCCAAAAGTTCCATATTTTGAGGAATGACTTGAGTTTGTTAGAAAACCAAATCCcattttttgttcttcaaaGGATTTATTGCCTTGTCCCACTTCCAAAAGAATGGGAAAGATTATCGGTTTCTGAGCTtagtttaaagttttttaagcctATGATTCCCACAGATGTACAACTCATACTAGAGAAGTACAGCTTTGAAGGAAGTAGCCATTTGCTTGATTTGATATGGAAGTCTTACCTCCATTCTTTCTCCAAAATCCCCATGAGTGACGGCTCTGGCTCAGGAAGAAATCTGTTCAGCGCATCAAAACTAAAAGAACTACAAATCAAG ATAAAAGCAACAGAAGCAGAGAGTATTTTGGATGTAAAATTCATAAAAGGAGTACTTATCATCCCGAGTTTGAATATTCACAATTATATGGAGGCTTTATTTGGAAACTTCATAGCAATGGAGCATTACCATGTTGGGAAGATGAAACATATCAGTTCCTATGTGTTCCTAATGAAAGGCCTCATTGAGTCCGAAAAGGATGTCAATCTATTTTTTAAACGAGGAGTTTTCATAAACTACATCGGGCAGAAAGAAGATATAGTTAATATGTACAAGAATTTGTGCCAACATATTGACTTGGACAGGTTCTATTATGAGGGGATGTGGGAACAACTAATGGGATATACAACAACAAGGTGGGATGTTTTACAATATAACTTAATTTGCAACTTTTTGAAAACCCAACGTGGAGTTTTTAAAGTTACATTCAAagttctaatattaatttttttattgattgggATTACTGTTATTGTACTTGTTCTTTTTATTACTCGTCATCATCGATGGTAA